In one Ochotona princeps isolate mOchPri1 chromosome 16, mOchPri1.hap1, whole genome shotgun sequence genomic region, the following are encoded:
- the RPL18 gene encoding large ribosomal subunit protein eL18 produces the protein MGVDIRHNKDRKVRRKEPKSQDIYLRLLVKLYRFLARRTNSTFNQVVLKRLFMSRTNRPPLSLSRMIRKMKLPGRENKTAVVVGTVTDDVRVLEVPKLKVCALRVTSRARSRILKAGGKILTFDQLALDSPKGRGTVLLSGPRKGREVYRHFGKAPGTPHSHTKPYVRSKGRKFERARGRRASRGYKN, from the exons ATG GGAGTGGACATCCGCCACAACAAGGACCGGAAGGTCCGACGCAAGGAGCCCAAGAGCCAGGACATATACCTGCGGCTGCTGGTCAAG CTCTACCGGTTTCTGGCCAGGAGGACCAACTCGACCTTCAACCAGGTGGTGCTGAAGAGGCTGTTCATGAGCCGCACCAACCGGCCGCCCCTGTCGCTGTCCCGGATG ATCCGGAAGATGAAGCTGCCAGGCCGGGAAAACAAGACGGCAGTGGTCGTGGGGACTGTCACCGACGACGTGCGCGTGCTGGAGGTGCCCAAGCTCAAG gtgtgtgcccTGCGTGTGACCAGCCGCGCCCGCAGCCGCATCCTCAAGGCGGGCGGCAAGATCCTCACCTTCGACCAGCTGGCGCTGGACTCCCCCAAGGGCCGGGGCACCGTGCTGCTCTCTG gtcCTCGAAAGGGCCGAGAGGTGTACCGGCATTTCGGCAAGGCCCCTGGCACCCCGCACAGCCACACCAA ACCCTATGTCCGCTCCAAGGGCCGGAAGTTCGAGCGCGCCAGAGGCAGACGGGCCAGCCGCGGCTACAAAAACTAA
- the SPACA4 gene encoding sperm acrosome membrane-associated protein 4 has protein sequence MVLGRLLLLLPLLLAIALPWATTGAKDCVFCELTDSMSCPGTHMSCGEDEDCFIGHGVAQGVGPILNKGCVHSTSCGREEPVSYMGVTYTLTSTCCYGHMCNRGPRGPATAGLLLALPLLQRFL, from the coding sequence atggtCCTCggccggctgctgctgctgctgccgctactCCTGGCCATAGCCCTGCCCTGGGCCACGACGGGCGCCAAGGACTGCGTCTTTTGTGAGCTGACGGACTCCATGAGCTGCCCCGGCACCCACATGAGCTGCGGCGAGGATGAGGACTGCTTCATCGGCCACGGCGTGGCGCAGGGCGTCGGGCCCATCCTCAACAAGGGCTGCGTGCACTCCACCAGCTGCGGCCGCGAGGAACCCGTCAGCTACATGGGAGTCACTTACACCctcaccagcacctgctgctacGGCCACATGTGCAACAGGGGCCCCCGGGGCCCTGCCACAGCGGGCCTGCTGCTGGCCTTGCCGCTGCTGCAACGTTTCCTGTGA
- the SPHK2 gene encoding sphingosine kinase 2 — protein sequence MAPPLAASTPLLHGEFGSYPARGPRFALTLTSQALHIQRLRPKPEARPRGGLVPLAEVSGCCTLRSRSPSDTGAYFCVYTYPQGRRGGRRGGRRRAARTFRADGAATYEENRTEAQRWATALVCLLRGLPLPGNGEITPDLLPRPARLLLLVNPFGGRGLAWQWCKSHVLPMISEAGLSFNLIQTERQNHARELVQGLSLGEWDGIITVSGDGLLYEVLNGLLDRPDWEEAVKTPVGILPCGSGNALAGAVNQRGGFAPCLGLDLLLNCSLLLCRGGSQPLDLLSVTLASGTRCFSFLSVAWGFVSDVDIQSERFRALGSARFTLGTVLGLATLHTYRGRLSYLPASTEPPSPGPSLPRAKSELVLAPAPAPPAAHSPLHRSVSDLPLPLPQPSVASPGSPEPLAILSLNGGGPELAGDWGGAGDAPLSPDPLMPSPPSLPKAAVLSPITEGTPQMPASSGPPHPPGPGTPVAACRWGPPDHLLPPLGSPLPPDWVTLEGDFVLMLAISPSHLGADLVAAPHARFDDGLVHLLWVRSGVSRAMLLRLFLAMENGSHLSLGCPQLGYATARAFRLEPLTPRGVLTVDGEQVEYGPLQAQMHPGLGTLLTGPPGCPSQEP from the exons atggccccACCGCTGGCTGCCAGCACCCCACTGCTGCATGGCGAGTTCGGTTCCTACCCTGCCAGGGGCCCGCGTTTCGCCCTCACCCTGACGTCACAGGCCCTGCATATCCAGCGGCTGCGCCCCAAGCCCGAGGCGCGGCCCCGGGGTGGCCTGGTCCCACTGGCTGAGGTCTCAGGCTGCTGCACCCTGAGAAGCCGCAGCCCCTCAGACACAGGGGCCTACTTCTGCGTCTACACCTACCCTCAGGGCCGGCGAGGGGGCCGGCGAGGGGGCCGGCGCAGGGCCGCCCGCACCTTCCGAGCCGACGGGGCTGCCACCTACGAGGAGAACCGCACCGAGGCCCAACGCTGGGCCACTGCCCTCGTGTGTCTGCTCCGGGGACTGCCACTGCCTGGGAACGGGG AGATCACCCCTGACCTCCTGCCTCGGCCAGCCCGGCTGCTCCTATTGGTCAACCCGTTTGGGGGgcgtggcctggcctggcagtgGTGCAAGAGCCATGTGCTGCCCATGATCTCCGAGGCGGGGCTGTCCTTCAATCTCATACAGACGG AGCGGCAGAACCATGCCCGGGAGCTGGTCCAGGGGCTGAGCCTGGGCGAGTGGGATGGCATCATCACGGTCTCGGGAGATGGGCTGCTGTACGAG GTGCTCAATGGGCTCCTGGACCGCCCCGACTGGGAGGAAGCCGTGAAGACGCCCGTGGGCATCCTCCCCTGCGGGTCGGGCAATGCGCTGGCTGGCGCCGTGAACCAGCGTGGGGG GTTTGCGCCGTGCCTGGGACTCGACCTGCTGCTCaactgctccctgctgctgtgccggGGCGGCAGCCAGCCACTGGACCTGCTCTCAGTGACACTGGCCTCCGGAACCCGCTGCTTCTCCTTCCTGTCGGTGGCCTGGGGCTTCGTGTCTGATGTGGACATCCAGAGCGAGCGCTTCCGGGCCCTGGGCAGTGCCCGCTTCACACTGggcacagtgctgggcctggccacGCTGCACACCTACCGCGGCCGCCTCTCCTACCTCCCAGCCTCCACGGAGCCCCCCTCGCCCGGTCCCAGCCTGCCCCGCGCCAAGTCTGAGCTGGTcctggccccggccccggcccctcCCGCGGCCCACTCCCCATTGCATCGCTCTGTGTCcgacctgcccctgcccctgccccagccgtCCGTGGCTTCCCCTGGCTCCCCGGAACCCCTGGCCATTCTGTCCCTCAACGGGggaggcccagagctggctggagACTGGGGCGGGGCTGGGGATGCTCCGCTGTCCCCAGACCCCCTGATGCCCTCGCCCCCCAGCTTACCCAAGGCAGCTGTACTCTCCCCCATCACTGAGGGGACCCCACAAATGCCCGCGTCCTCTGGGCCCCCACATCCTCCTGGCCCTGGCACCCCTGTAGCTGCCTGCAGGTGGGGCCCTCCtgaccacctgctgcccccattAGGCAGTCCACTGCCCCCAGACTGGGTGACGCTGGAGGGGGACTTTGTGCTCATGCTGGCCATCTCGCCCAGCCACCTGGGTGCCGACCTGGTGGCTGCGCCACACGCACGCTTTGATGACGGccttgtgcacctgctgtgggtgCGCAGCGGCGTCTCACGGGCCATGTTGCTGCGTCTCTTCCTGGCCATGGAGAATGGTAGCCACTTAAGCCTGGGCTGTCCACAGCTGGGCTATGCCACTGCCCGTGCCTTCCGTCTCGAGCCGCTCACACCTCGCGGTGTGCTGACAGTGGACGGGGAGCAGGTGGAGTACGGGCCGCTGCAGGCACAGATGCACCCGGGCCTGGGCACACTGCTCACCGGACCCCCTGGCTGTCCCTCGCAggagccctaa
- the FAM83E gene encoding protein FAM83E, which produces MAASQLAVLEGEESGAEELLPVTEASPCFLYSEGQRLALEALLSHGAEAFDACVRQEGLRSFLSSDEIQCLAEAAEDWVGAGQEPEGVTEGAAFHAVAGDTGTPTYWPGQSEESVPPLRLGWPEDTAWKGITRAQLYTQPPGDGQPPLKQLVRREIQAAHKLVAVVMDVFTDPDLLLDLVDAATRRWVPVYLLLDHLRLPAFLELAQKLGLNPWATENLDVRVVRGCIFQSRQRRQVCGNVREKFVLLDGDRVISGSYSFTWSDARLHRGLVMLLTGEITDTFSREFRTLYAASRPLPPAPAPRLSAVGGVPGGLQPARSPHRVAQRCTMAPATPPQPALDSPMAQRCTMASATPPQPALDSPLAQRLAACRVSQGGRKEAPAPPGPALSDILRSVRARASSGPPTRPSRSLWDLSRLSQLSGSSDGDNNEPKKLWGSKDTPAKALMRQRGTGGGPWAEADSRPLAWPQPWGGPFTLFPGRRVRNLPMPQRKIREEAGATLWEPRGVRHPDWAIRIGLGGRP; this is translated from the exons ATGGCAGCCTCACAGCTGGCAGTGCTGGAGGGAGAGGAATCGGGGGCCGAGGAGCTGCTGCCCGTGACCGAGGCCAGTCCCTGCTTCCTGTATTCTGAGGGGCAGCGGCTGGCGCTGGAAGCCCTGCTGAGCCACGGGGCCGAGGCCTTCGACGCCTGCGTGCGGCAGGAGGGGCTGCGGAGCTTCCTGAGCAGCGATGAGATCCAGTGCCTAgcggaagcagcagaagactgggTGGGAGCCGGGCAGGAGCCTGAAGGGGTGACTGAGGGAGCAGCCTTCCATGCCGTTGCTGGGGACACGGGCACCCCAACCTACTGGCCTGGGCAGTCGGAGGAGTCGGTGCCCCCGCTGCGGCTGGGCTGGCCAGAGGACACCGCCTGGAAGGGCATTACGCGGGCGCAGCTCTACACGCAGCCACCTGGTGACGGGCAGCCTCCACTCAAGCAGCTAGTGCGCCGGGAGATCCAGGCTGCCCACAAG CTCGTGGCCGTGGTGATGGACGTCTTCACTGACCCAGACCTGCTCCTGGACCTGGTGGATGCAGCCACGCGCCGCTGGGTGCCAGTCTACCTGCTCCTGGACCATCTGCGGCTCCCAGCCTTCCTGGAACTGGCCCAGAAGCTGGGGCTGAACCCCTGGGCCACGGAG AATCTGGACGTGCGTGTGGTCCGGGGCTGCATTTTCCAGAGCCGCCAGCGACGGCAGGTGTGCGGCAACGTGCGGGAGAAGTTTGTGCTGCTGGATGGAGACAGGGTCATCTCCGGGTCCTACAG CTTCACCTGGAGCGACGCCCGCCTGCACCGGGGTCTGGTGATGCTGCTGACCGGGGAGATCACGGACACCTTCAGCCGCGAGTTCCGGACGCTGTACGCGGCCTCTCGGCCTCTCCCGCCGGCGCCGGCCCCGCGCCTCTCCGCCGTGGGCGGCGTCCCTGGGGGGCTGCAGCCGGCCCGCAGTCCACACCGCGTGGCCCAGCGCTGTACCATGGCCCCCGCGACGCCGCCACAGCCCGCACTGGACAGTCCAATGGCCCAGCGCTGCACCATGGCCTCCGCGACGCCGCCACAGCCCGCACTGGACAGCCCGCTGGCCCAGCGCCTGGCAGCCTGCCGCGTCTCCCAGGGGGGCAGGAAGGAGGCCCCCGCACCCCCGGGGCCGGCGCTCAGCGACATCCTACGGAGCGTGCGGGCCCGGGCTTCCAGCGGCCCCCCGACCAGGCCCAGCCGTTCCCTCTGGGACTTAAGCCGCCTGTCGCAGCTCTCCGGGTCCAGCGATGGCGACAACAATGAG CCTAAGAAGTTGTGGGGCTCCAAGGACACTCCAGCCAAGGCCCTGATGCGACAGCGGGGCACCGGTGGGGGCCCCTGGGCGGAAGCCGACTCCCGCCcgctggcctggccccagccctggggtgGACCCTTCACCCTGTTCCCCGGCCGCCGCGTCCGCAACCTGCCCATGCCACAGAGGAAGATTAGGGAAGAGGCTGGAGCCACGCTGTGGGAACCCAGAGGTGTTCGGCATCCAGACTGGGCGATTCGGATAGGACTCGGGGGGCGTCCTTGA
- the SULT2B1 gene encoding sulfotransferase 2B1, translating into MDEPCDLPTQDLWAGHGQDVTEISQKLPGEYFKYKGIPFPVGLYSPESISLVENSTDVRDDDIFIITYPKSGTTWMIEIVSLILKDGDPSWIRSVPIWERAPWCETVLGAFSLEDRPSPRIMSSHLPRQLFNKAFFNSKAKVIYLGRDPRDVVVSLYHYSKIAGQLKDPGKPDQFLQDFLKGEVQFGSWFDHIKGWIRMQGQENFLFLTYEELQQDLEGCVRRVSEFLGRPLGKEALGSVVAHSAFGAMKANTMSNYTLLPPSLLDHSQGAFLRKGVCGDWKNHFTVAQSEAFDRVYRKQMQGLPTFPWDKGPEAVSPDPEPSPSPGQASEHPDP; encoded by the exons CCAGAAGCTGCCAGGCGAATACTTCAAGTACAAGGGCATCCCCTTCCCCGTGGGCCTGTACTCACCTGAGAGCATCAGCCTGGTGGAGAACAGCACCGACGTGCGTGACGACGACATTTTCATCATCACCTACCCCAAATCAG GCACCACCTGGATGATTGAGATCGTCAGCCTGATCCTGAAAGATGGGGACCCCTCCTGGATCCGCTCGGTGCCCATCTGGGAGCGGGCGCCCTGGTGTGAGACGGTCTTGGGTGCCTTCAGCCTAGAGGACCGGCCCAGCCCTCGTATCATGAGCTCCCACCTCCCCCGGCAGCTCTTCAACAAGGCCTTCTTCAACTCCAAGGCCAAG GTGATCTACCTGGGTCGGGACCCCCGGGACGTAGTTGTCTCCCTCTATCATTACTCCAAGATTGCCGGGCAGCTGAAGGACCCCGGCAAGCCCGACCAGTTCCTGCAGGACTTCCTCAAAGGCGAGG TGCAGTTCGGCTCCTGGTTTGACCACATTAAGGGCTGGATTCGGATGCAGGGCCAGGAAAATTTCCTCTTCCTGACCTACGAGGAGCTTCAGCAG GACCTGGAGGGCTGCGTGAGGCGTGTGAGCGAGTTCCTGGGCCGACCGCTGGGCAAAGAGGCACTGGGCTCTGTGGTGGCACACTCAGCCTTTGGTGCCATGAAGGCCAACACCATGTCCAACTACACGCTGCTGCCCCCCAGCCTGCTGGACCACAGCCAGGGGGCCTTCCTCAGGAAAG GGGTCTGTGGGGACTGGAAGAACCACTTCACCGTGGCACAGAGCGAGGCCTTCGACCGCGTCTACCGCAAGCAGATGCAGGGGCTGCCCACCTTTCCTTGGGACAAGGGTCCAGAGGCCGTCAGCCCGGACCccgagcccagccccagtcctggccaggCCTCCGAGCACCCCGACCCGTGA